Within Equus przewalskii isolate Varuska chromosome 9, EquPr2, whole genome shotgun sequence, the genomic segment GCCCATCCGGCTGGAGTTTGAGAAGGTAAGTGGCGTCCCAGCAGGGCTCGGAGTGGGCAGAGGTGGGTCTTGCCAGTTTCGGGGGGTCTCTGATTCTCAGGGCGCCTGCGAAGTGTGAGAATGCATTCACGTGGGGCTCCCCTGGTATGTCAGCTCCTGGAAGCCCCGACGTTGCTCACGGTCTCCCTGTGCGGCGCCCTGATCTGGGTTCATGAGCCCCGGTCCCCAGGTCTTTGCTGCCTGGGTTCCCCTGCATTTGGAACCCTGCCGGCCCTCACCTTGGCTATGCAGGACGGTGTCTGTTTTGAAAACCCCGTCAGCCCTGGAGCATCTCTGGTTTTGGGTGTGGGCACCGCCCTGGGCGGTGAGGCCCCTGATGGGGTAAATCTGGGATCAGGGCACCACTGTCCGGTGTGCCCCAGCTCCCCGCGTGTGTCACGGAACTCTCACACCACGTTTTGTCCCCAAGGTTCAGACTTGGGGTGCCCTGCTCTCAGATTTGGAACCTCCCGATTTTGGGAAGTCCCTGCCTCAGGGCTCACTCCGGGCCTCGGTCTCCTCTTTGAGAGGGTGCACTTGTCCCCACCGTCTGCCTCAGGGCTGCCCCAGACCCAGATTTGGGGCTCTCCAGCCTTCACCCCAGCATATGGATGTCGTGTTTTAGCGCCTGTCCCCTAGGTTTATCCCAGTCTCTTTCAGATTTGGGGGCGCTGGAATGCTGAGGGTGTTCCCGGGCTCAGGCCAGAGTCTTAGGATGCATCTCCCCAAATGTCCCGATTCCGTGTCACAGGGACCGTCCCTGCCTGTCCTCAGTTTCTGGGGGGAGTCTCAGGGTTGGGGACTGACCCCCACTGTCTCAGGGGTCTCAGCCACGGCTTCCCCCAGGTCTACTTCCCCTACCTGCTCATCAGCAAGAAGCGCTATGCCGGCCTGCTCTTCTCTTCCCGGCCGGATGCCCATGACCGCATGGACTGCAAGGGCCTGGAGGCCGTGCGCAGGGACAACTGCCCCCTAGTGGCCAACCTTGTCACCGCCTCGCTGCGCCGCCTGCTCATCGACCGGTGGGTGGGACCCTCTGCCCAGACCTGGAGGCCAGGCGGGCCCCTCCTCCGCCAGGCCcgggagcccccagcccctcccccctggGCGCCGCAGGTGTTAGAGCCGGCTCTTCCTCAGTGGTGGAGGAGCGGTGGAAAGAGTGTGGGGTTGGACAGCTGTGGGTTCAGGCCCCGCCTCCGCCACTTTGCAGCCCATGGCTGGGcggggcccctccctgccctgggcctcagccccCAGAGCGCATCCTGGTCCCCCAGCCTTGGGGGCAGTGGAGGTGCCAGCCTGGCCCTCAGCAGCCACTGGTGACGCCTGCCCATCCCGGCCCCCAGAGACCCCAATGGCGCCGTGGCCCACGCACAGGAGGTCATCTCGGACCTGCTGTGCAACCGCATCGACATCTCCCAGCTGGTCATCACCAAGGAGCTGACCCGCGCGGCCGCTGACTACGCCGGCAAACAGGCCCACGTAGAGCTGGCCGAGAGGTCCGCCCGCatcgggagggggcgggggccgcCCAGAAATAGCCCCTCTCCTGCCAGCTGGGCCCACCACTTCCTACGCCCCGCCCACCCCCGCCATCCCACCTGCCCTCACCCGCCCGCCACCCGGGCCTCTCCGCAGGATGAGGAAGCGGGACCCCGGGAGCGCGCCCAGCCTGGGCGACCGTGTCCCCTACGTGATCATCGGTGCCGCCAAGGGCGTGGCTGCCTACATGAAGTCCGAGGTCAGGCCCACCTGGGCTGCCCGCTCCCGCCCAGCCCTCCTCGGCTCTCACTTCTGCTTTCCGAGCCAGGCGGGGAGGGTGTTTCCCTCTGCGGGCCCCACAGGGCCCTGAGGACCGCCCCCCAGCACCCCCTGGGAGACGGCTCCATGACGCTGTGCTCCTGGTGCCCTCGGGAGGGAGCCCCGTTATTCtgacccctccctcactcccttctgCAGAAGGGGGCCCTAGTGTCTCTGCCTCTCCATCTGTTTCTCTGTGTCACGTCGGTCATTGCCGTCCAGCTTCTAATGTCCTTGGATTCCTACCAGATGTCCATTGACCTCTGACCCCCACGACCCCTTGCTCAGTCCCCAGTTTCTGTCCCACCTCCTCATATCTCAGCTTCCGGCCTCCAACTCCAGCTCCTGGCCACCTTCATGCTGCCCCCTCCCACCGTGACCTCTGACCTGCCTTGGTGACCTGAGGACCCCGCTTGTGGCCCCCAGCATGGATCACAGAGCCTGTGGCCAGGGCCTCCCATGACCTCTGACTCCATCCCACCCCCATGATGTCACTCGCACCCATGCCCAGTGACTGTCCCACACCATTGCCCCTCACTGGTGACTGAGGACCCCCCATGGCTCCCAGTGccccccactccctcctgcctGGCATGTGACTgcgctccctcctcccctgctggcCCCCTACTCCTCCGGCCCCCTAGGTGTGACCCTGCCTGGCCGCTGTGCCCGCAGGACCCCCTCTTCGTGCTGGAGCACAGCCTGCCCATCGACACGCAGTACTACCTGGAGCAGCAGCTCGCCAAGCCGCTCCTGCGCATCTTCGAGCCCATCCTGGGCGAGGGCCGCGCCGAGGCCGTGCTGCTGCGTACGGGGGCACCCCGGGCGGGTGGGGGCGGGCGCCGGGGGGCCAGGGAGGGCCTGTGCCCACCGCCTGCCCTTGCCTGCAGGGGGTGACCACACGCGCTGCAAGACGGTGCTCACAGGCAAGGTGGGCGGCCTCCTGGCCTTCGCCCAGCGCCGCAGCTGCTGCATCGGCTGCCGCACGGTCCTCAGCCACCAGGGTGAGCGCGGCCCCGACCCCAGCCCCGGTCCTGACCCCAGCCCAGACCTCAAAGCCTGGCCCTTgggcccctgccctctgctcccctctgccATCGCCCGAGGTCCCCGGCACCCACCCCACCTGCCAGCTCTGCTGCCTGGATGGCCGCTGGCCCTCATGGGGGGCTCCTGTCTGCCGTCACCCCGACAAGGGTCCTGGGCCCTCCGGCCTGGGAGTTCCCCCGGGGAGTTTTTCCCGCACACTCGGTCCCTTGTTCTCCTGTCTCCGGGACTTTCAGAAGCCGGGATGGGCAGCGGgcggggaaggggcagggagggggcagcccgGCCCTGGCGCAGCCCCAGCTCGCTGGCTGACCCGCCGCCCTCCCAGGAGCCGTGTGCAAGTTCTGCCAGCCCCGGGAGTCGGAGCTCTAccagaaggaggtgaggggtCGGGGGACGGGGGGCCCGGGGACTGGGGGTCAGGGCTGCCCGCTCAGCCCTGTCCCCCCCAGGTGTCCCACCTGAACGCCCTGGAGGAGCGCTTCTCGCGCCTCTGGACCCAGTGCCAGCGCTGTCAGGGCAGCCTGCACGAGGACGTCATCTGCACCAGGTGCGCACACTGGGGGGACCCCCGGCCGCCCAGCTTCCCTCCAGGCTCTCTGCAGACCACTGCCCCGACTCCGGGGGCTGCAGGGGCTCGGGCTCCAGCGCCCCACCCCACATCCTCTCCTGGCCGTGGGGTCTCGCTGACCCTTGGTGTCCTGGCCTGCAAAACAGGCCACtgcccatcccagccctgccaggggtgggggctgctgaGCGGGGAGGGCTGGGCACAAGTATCTGCTGGGGAACGGCCACGTGCAGGCGCGCaaacacgcacacgcacacacacactgacacacacacgctctgggccccctcccccagggcggGGCCTGGCTTTCCCCAGGGAACAGGTGGGCGGGGCGGGTTCCCACGCCAGGTGACAGGTGATATACGGCTGGTGGCCTGGCGCCTCGGCGGGCACCCGCTGTTATCGGCTCCCCCCATGCCCGCTGAGCAAACAGCCCGCCGCCAGATGGGGGTTGGGTGGGCAGCACCCGGGGGCCAAAGTCCTGGGAACGGCCCCCGCCCCATCCCTGGGCCGGGCGGCGGGACCTGGGCAGCTGGCCCTGACCCCGGCCCTGACCCCACCCGCAGCCGGGACTGCCCCATCTTCTACATGCGCAAGAAGGTGCGCAAGGACCTGGAAGACCAGGAGCAGCTTTTGAGACGCTTCGGGCCCCCCGGCCCCGAGGCCTGGTGACCTCTCACCTCGGCCAGCTTCCCACAGGGCCTCGGGGTGGGATTGGCGGAGGATGAATAAAGTACAGGCCTTTTGTTACTTGGTGCATCATGGTCTCTGGGGGGACAAGGTTCACTGTCACAGGCCCTGGCCCGGCTGGGTCACCTCCACTCACTGGGATCCCCCGACCCCTGGAGGCCCCTACTGGACCCCTCACCCTCCCTGCCATGCCCCTGGGTTTCTGCCTCTGCTGCCAGCCCCAGGCAGGTCGggcctgcctcagtctccccctgtgacaccccccccgccccagggAAGCCCTTTCCACACAAGCTGCTCTGTGCACCTCTCTACCCCCCGGGAGGGGTGGCCACCCCGCCCTCCAGGTGCTGCCCTGTttcccaggcctggggcagcccctgACACTGAGGCTCCCACTCCCCAGCACGACCAGGGACCCCCCCTCCCGTGTCGCACACCCACGATGTTTCCACCTCGGGGTCCTCACTGGCTGTGGGCCTGGGTTTTCCTCGGGGACCCCCCCAGTCCACATCCACTGACGAGAGCCTGGGCACCCCCACCTTGCCTTCTGACAACATGGGTGCTGTGTCTGCTGTCGGTGTCACCCAGCAGGCTCCCCAGCCCCCCGCAACCTGCTCCCCTCTGGCTCCGGGGCCCAGACCCTGCCCCTGTTTATTGACCCCCTGTCACTGGTCACAGGAACCCCTGACCCCTCCTTTACTTTTCCAGGGCACCCCCAATCCAGCTCCTCTCCCAGAATCCCTACACCTCAGGGTCAGCCCCCCACCTCCGACCGTGGGGATCCCCAAATCCAGAAGGCCCCCAGGCCCGCCCTCCCCACCACGTGACCAAGAGATTGTGCaatccagccccctcccctgaccccctCCCTGAGGGGATTTTCGAGGAGGGCTGAGCTCAGGCCAGCCGGCACCCCTGCCCCCCCCAGGGGGCTGGGCCAAGGTATAAATAGGGGTGGTGGCTGCAGCAGCAGCACACCCAGCCCGGGACAACCATGCTCGCCCTGGAGGCCGCACAGTGAGTGGGGGCCCCTGAACCTACAcctggaccccccccccccgcgctgCCCCAGCCGCCTCCCCCAGGGGTGGTGGTCCCTGCcccacggggggggggggggcaggtgtGTGGGAAGCTAGGGGGTCCACACTGTCTCTCACCCCTTTGGGGTCGCTCTTTTCTCATCTCTCACTTCGTATTCTTTCTTCCatcccatctctgtctcccctGGACCCCAAAGATCTTTCCTGGGACACTggtttccctccctcctgccgACGCCTCTCCCCGGGGGCCCTCCAGCTTGGTCTCCGTCTCCCCATCTCCTGCTGGGTCTCGCTCCATCTCCCGCTCGCTGCCTGTGTCTGCCTCTTGCCCCGACTCTTTAGGTTTCGtggtctctgctctctgcctcttgctccctctgtctcttttcctattctctctgtcctccagccttctctctccttctgtctccccGTCGCTCCTCCAcccgctctctccctctctggggctGCGCGAACATCTCTCTCCAcactttctcccttccctcctcgcCTCTCTCCCCCTCGGCCGAGTCTCTTCTGTGTTTTCCCATCTTTGCCTAggtgtctctccatctctctcctctggtCCAAGGTGGACCCATTGCACCAACTTGATAATGGggggccccctcccccgcccccacccgccCGCTGGCGCCCACACCTCCTCTTCAGGGactttctctccctcactttccCTGCCCCCCCACAGCCTCAGTCTATGCAAATCCCAGGGGAGGGGGGACATTtgcctggcccctgccccctgctTCCTGTCCcggtgggggagtggggggacTGTGGTGGGGCTGGTctcacacagggacacacagcagTGAGCCTCGGTGGTCACAGCTGCAGGCGcttccccccatccccccaccgTCCGCACCCCAACCACTTGGAGACTCAGGTGGCTGAAGGCCCCCCTGACATGCCCCTGCATCTCTCCCCCTCCAGGCTCGAAGGGCCACACTACAGCTGTCTGGTGAGTTGGGGccctgggggccagggaggggtgTGGGGGACCCACGCAGCCCACCGGgacctccctgcctcagtttccccttctgctcCTTCCTGTCACTTTGTCTTTCTCCGGATCTCCCAGcgccaccctccacccctccttcccccccacccccatctccatcACAGACGTCCTTCCCTCTCTCAGGCTCTGGGTCCACATCCTTGCATGGGGGAGGGGGGCGCCCTCCTGTCGTCAACTTtgtgtctctccctctgtccaTCCCACATTCAGCAAATCgacttccttcttctcttctcatcttggctttgtcttttcaaaagtCGAGTCTGTCAGACTTCAGACACACAGACCCACCGCTCATAAACCCACAGCCCCGTCCGGGAAGTAAAACCCGCTCACAACCTTGGAGGAAACCTCCTCCAGGCGCCCCTCCCTCAGCGCATCCCCTGCTGCCTCCAACTTGAAGACTTTCGCTTTTTTGAAAAACTGAGGGAAACTCACAAGCCGGGAAAGTGACAAATCTTGTATGCAGCTCAGTGAGGTTTTACATTATGCACACATCTGGGTAACCACTAACCAGgccaagatatagaacatttccggCCCTCTGGAAGATTCCCTCACCTCCCTTCCCGATCAATACCTGCCTCTGCTATTTTCCACCATGTTCTGAACTTTACATAAAGCCATCTGGCAAGGTGTCCCTTTTGGGGTCTGGCTTCCTTCCCTCAAGGTTAGCTGTGTGCTGGGCATCGCTCCTTTTTCCTTGCTGTCTAGTACTCCCTCGCAGGACCAGGCCACTGCTAATGTGTCCGTTCTCCTGTGCATGGGCGCCACGGGGCTACGAATTCAGCTGCTCTGATTATCCTGGCACCAGGCTATTGTGTGGACACATATTTTCATACCCATGAATGAGTACCCATGAATACCCAGGAATGAGATGGCGGGTCATCAGGATGATGTATATCCAGCTTGAGACTTTATGAGACTTTAATTGCTAAACAACCCGTGATTCTTGAGACGAATCGAAGTGATATGGAGGTGGACAAAGGAAGCATGAGACTTTGCCTCTGTAAAAACACCCCCACCCTTCACCCCACCCCCTTCCACGCCGTCCCAGGTGCAACGACCTGCCAACTGGGTCCTGGCGAGGAGCTGGGCTTCCCGAGAGCCCACCTCTTAGAGGGACCCGGCTGCTGTGTCGCTCTCTGAGCCCCTGGGTCTCTGTTTCTATGCGTCTCTGCCTGTGTCTCTCATTctctgtgtgcgtgtgcgtgtgtttCTGCTGTGCATCCGTCtcctctctctgtatctctctgtctctctctttgcccCTGTCTCTGATGcctagtctctctctctcactctgtctctctgcgtctctgtctccttctctctctcttttagttcctgtgtctctctctttcgCTCCCTCTCCCCGTCCCTGTGGGAGTCCCCCGGCGGgtccagggtgggggtggggggctccccGCAGCCTGGGATCACTCCTccgtctcccccacccccatcagtACCCAGATGGAGTCTTCTACGACCTGGACAGCTGCAAGCACCCTGGCTACCCAGACTCGGAGGGGGCTCCTGGTGAGTGAcgcctgcccagccccctccccacctgccccttcagcccatttcacagatgggagagctgaggcccaggggaggCCGTCAGCTAGCAGAGCAGCACCAAGTGAGCCCGGGCCTCCAGGCcgcctccctttcctctcccacccaccctgctCGCCCATGCAAATCCTTGGGTCAGAGATTTGCACAGCCCACAATGGCCCCTCTGTGCCGGGGGCTTCCAGTGGGAGGGGGCCGAGGCCAGACCTCCCGGCTTCTGACTCAGTGCCCTTCCCCCAGACTCCCTGTGGGGCTGGACTGAGGCCCCAGCTGTCCCGGCCGCCTCCTTTGAAGCCTATGACCCGGCCGTGGCCACCTTCAGCCACCCCCAGGGTGTCCAGCTCTGTTACGGACCCTCAGCCTACAGCCCTGCGGGGAGCCTCGACCTGGCCCCCAGCCTGGAGGCCCCGGGGCCCGACTTCCGGGCGTACCCCACGGAAGACTTCCCCAGCCAGGTGAGGGGACATTTTCCATCCCGTCATTTGAGTGACGcccactaggtgccaggcactggttcCAAGCTGTGCACCCATTGACTCTTcatccctctgcccacccccggAGGTTAAGCACCCTGTTGTTCCTCTGCATGAACCAGCCACAGAGGCACAGAGCGAGCCAGGGGCCGCACAGACGGCTGTTACTGTTTTGGGCAGGCCTTCCCGGAGGTGGCCTGGGGGTCCCCTGGCCACGCAGATCTGAACCGAGGCCAGAGTGCAGGCTGTAAACAGCGGGGAGGGCCATAGGCGGGGCcggggaggaggaagctgagggatGAGAGCTGAGCGAGGGAGAGCAGGGGACCCCGGACTGCAGGTGACCCCAACCTTCCACAGACCCTCGGCCCCCTGGCGCAGCCCCTGTACCCCAGCCCCGTGCTGTCGGAGGAGGAGGATCTCCTGCTGGACAGTCCCACTCTGGAGGTCTCAGACAGCGAGTCGGATGAGGCCCTCATGGCTGGCTCCGAGGGGAGGGGATCCGAGGCAGGTATGTGGGAgcaagttgggggggggggcgacgCCAactggagatggagggagggggctAAAGGAATCATGGCCTCCCAAGCACTCCAGCACTGAGGGTGgttggcaggtctgctgtctactggctgtgtgaccttgggcaagtggctctacctctctgtgccttggtttcctatCTGTGCAATGTGGATGTCTATTACTGGTGGCTGGTTGGGCGGATTAAGTGggataatacatataaatgaaaCAGCAGTGCTTGCCGCGATGCTCAGTAAGTCTTTACCAGAATTGTGGACACAACAGCGACAAAATAATCCTAATATCAACTCACATCTATTTCACCCCTGCTTCTGCCCACGTGCCCGACATCCATTATGTGTGGCCCCTAGAAAGTTGGGATTATTAGTTACTTTCCCCACATGGGCCTcgatttcccatctgtaaaatgggcgtcCTCACCATCATCCCCAAATCGTGGGGTTACgaggaaaattaaatgtaattgtaAAGTGCCCAGCCCAATGCCTGGCCCCTAGTCTGTCACAAAGGTGGGTGAaagtcaaacacacacacacaccttagcCTCATTGATAGCTGAGGAGACACCAGCTCAGAGTGGTTATGTCACCaccccaagctcacacagctgggaaatggCAGAGGCCGGGTTCTTGTATCCAGTGCCCTGCTGGgaacccacccccacccccaagctctGTGGGGCTCTTGCTGCTTGGAGGAGCCCAGGAGTCAGAGCCCCTGGCCTGTCCCCGGATCCCAGCCCCTCTGGGGCTGAAAGGCTGGGAGACCCGGAGCTAGAGAAACGGCCAGCCGATTAAGACCCCCTCCAGATCTCATGCCACCAGTCAGCTTTTTTATAAGCCTTCGAGAGAGCATTGgcgtcccatttcacagattcaCTCACGGGCTCGAGAAATATGGGTTACCACGGGCTGGCCACCCAGGAGGGCACAGGCCAGACGCAAATCCTGGCAAATCAAGCagggaaggggggatgggggTTCTGGTGACACAGCCTCGGGGCCAGGAGCCACTTGCCCCGAATGGGAGGGACGGCGCACGGACAGAGCCACGCGGGTGTACCTCACAGCCGCCTCCCTCACCCAAATTATCCCGATGGGGAGGCTGCGGCTtggcgggggccggggcggggtGGGTGCGGACCCGAAGGACGCCTCCCCtaagcccccctcccccccccccccccccgcagggGCCCGCAAGAAGCTGCGCCTGTACCAGTTCCTGCTGGGGCTGCTGACGCGCGGGGACATGCGCGAGTGCGTGTGGTGGGTGGAGCCGGGCGCCGGGGTCTTCCAGTTCTCCTCGAAGCACAAGGAGCTGCTGGCGCGCCGCTGGGGCCAGCAGAAGGGCAACCGCAAGCGCATGACCTACCAGAAGCTGGCGCGCGCCCTGCGCAACTACGCCAAGACCGGAGAGATCCGCAAGGTCAAGCGCAAGCTCACCTACCAGTTCAACAGTGACCTGCTGTCCGCCCCGCACCGCGCCTGAGCCCGGGGGGCGCTCTCCGGGGCTCCACGCCTGTGTCACGTCGGCGTCCCCACACCCTAGGTCAGAGGACCCGTGCATCCCCACGCTGCGGGGCGAGCAGGGCTGCCGTCATCTCTAAACACTGCCCCGGCCCCTCTGGGACCCCCCCGGGCCCCGATCTTGTCTGGGGCCCCTCTGGGATTCCCTTGTCATGTCCAGGAGCCCCGGGATCCTCATGTCTCGGGTCCTAGGACCTGTAGACGACTCTGCTATGTGTCTGTGTGGAGGGGGGGCGGGGTAGTGCTTCCAGCATCCCAAGAACGCCTCTGGGATCCCCTTATGATGTCTGAGATCCCCCAACCAGGCCGGGGACCTCTCTGAGATCCCTTGTGTGTCTAAGACCCCCTCAATCTCATCTGGGGGACAGTGAGCCCGCAGATCGTCACACCAGGAGGTGCGCCCTGCCAGCGACCCGGAGCCCTGGCCCGGGTCTCTCTGGGATCCCCTTCTCATGTCTGGGTCCCTCAAGTCAGATCTGGGATCTCCTAGTGATGTCTGGGCCCTCTGCGAATTCCTTATCACGTCTCAGATCTCCGTGCCCGGCCAGCTGTGACTCTTGTGTCCTCTCTGTCCCCCCAAGTGCTTTTGTCATCTTTGAGATTCCCCTAGTTCTCTGGAACTTTTCTGTGTCTGGAATTCTCCAGTCACATGTGGGGCCCCTCCGGGATCCTTTCGTCACGTCTGAAGTCACCGTTGTCAAGTCTGGGGGGGACCTCAGTGAACCTTGTCGTGTCTGGGTCACCTCTGGGACACCCTCGTTTGTCTGGGATCCTCCCATCGCATCTgagcgcccccccacccccgtcctcaTCTGAAATGCCTCTTCGGGGACCCCACCAGCAGCCTTGAGTTCTCAAGGGGTCCCTTCTTCTGGGTGCCCTGGGAGGGCCGTGCTGGGGATCAGTCTGGCCAGTCAACCGATTTCTGCATGATCCTGGCAGCCCTCCCATGTCATTTCTAACCAGAGGCCTCAAACTGGTGACACCCTCCGCCGGCCCCGCGGGGCAGATCAGCTCCCTGGTGGTGTTTAGTTTGCTGTGGTGGGTTtagtgtgtgtggtttttttttttttttggcgtttttttttttttttttttttttttgacgggGGATACGAATTAGCtgacatttcaaaataaggcGGTTTTGCATACTCCTCCACTTAAAACTTGGCACAGTCCAGCAACGGTGGGCCAGCTTGGCGGTgtggaggggctggagcagggtgGCGCCCCCTCCTAATGGGACCTGTGTTCTCCAGTCTGCCCAGGGCCCTGCCATCACCCCAGGCTGTCACACCCCAGTGGCTTCGCTCAGTCGCCCGTTGGGCCCCACCCATTTGTGTTTTGACCCCTGGTGTGAACCGAGCCGGAGGTGAAGCCTGGATGAACCGTGGGAGCTGGGATCGGAAACCCCCCTGGGGCGTCCGCGGCTGTGGGCTGCGAGACCGGAGTCCCAGGTCCCTGAGCCTGGGTGGCTGGGGGATCTGGGGTGAAAGACTTCctgctcctgggcctcagtttgtcCCTTCCatgaaaggggagaggaggaggaggaagatggcaaAAGTCCCTTGCAGCCCTGCCGGGCAGAGCAGGCCTTTGACACATCCTCTGAAACCCACCCACCACCCACTGACGGCCGCGAGGAGCGTGCGGAAGGAGCGCGAGGACCCACAGAGGGAGGAGGTCCTCCTGGGAGCGCCCAGCGGCTGGCAGCGGAGCCCAGGCTGGGACCTGCTCTCAAGAGGACAGCGCCCCCCTGGACGGGGGCGGCGTGGGAGGGGCGTGTGGGGGACAGAATGTCCCCCCAGGGCCTCCTCTTGCAAATAAGGTGCCTTTTGCAAAAACTACCATCGTCACCCCAAGTGTggaataaaataaactaaagaaaCAAATCAAGGCAGACAGACTTCCTGGGAGCCTCTGTCAGGGACTGCAAGTGCTGCCGTCCGCCAGGCCGTCAGAGACGCTGCGACGGCGAAGGAGGAGGCAATCAGAGCCAGATCGGCCTGAGCCTTGAAGGCCGCGGTGAGGGCTTGAGATCCAGGCTCTGGTGGTTCGGTTCACTGtgtgtctccctctcttcctgaCGACTGGAGTTCTGCCCCCTCCTCTCGCTGCTTCCCTAGCTGTCGGTCGGGGTCTCTGTGCCCCTCTCTCTGGATCCAGCCCTCGGgctggcggggcggggcgcgagGCCCCAGGTGGCAGCTCCACCCTCCCGGGAGCTGCGGGTCCACCGCCTCGCTGGGCTCCCGGAGCGGCGCGGCAGTCTGCCTGGCAACCCGTGACGTCACGCGGAGGCTGCCTCCGGGTTGGCTTGGCGCCCCCTGGAGGCGGGACAGTTTCCGGCTCTAAGGGGCTTTTGGAAAAGGCGGAGGGGGgagctgggaaggaagaaaacccGGAGGGACTTGTCTTCCCTACCACCGGCTCCTTCACCCTTCAttactcccccccccccaacaccgTCTTCGCCGTCACCCCAAGCCCCCCGAGCGCttccccgccctcctccccacaTCACCTGGTGTACGCAAGACCCTCTccgcccccatcccctccccctaCCTCCTTCGCCTCCTCGACCCGGCGTCCAGCCTCCACCACCCCCATTCAGAAAGCCACAGGTCCCCCTGCCGGGAAGGGCGCCAACGTCCGGGCAGCCCTCCAGGGCCTTCCCGgcctccccgcccgcccccgcGGGGGgcacccgcccctcccccgcgTCTGGTGCCCGCCGCGCCCGCTCCGGGAACCGCCGCGGCGAGCGGGCCAGGCGCGGTCCCAGGAGAGGAGGCGGCCAGCCTGGGGTCCTAGGTGGCCGGGGCCCCAGGCCTTCGGGTGTGCCCACGCCCGGGCGCTGGCCTCCGGAGTCCCCGAGCCCCAGTGCCCTGCCGGCGGGCACGGAGACCTCCTTCCCCCCGCAGCCGTCCTGCCTACGCTGGGAAACCGGACCCTCCCTCCCGGCTCTGGTTTCCCGAAAA encodes:
- the SPIB gene encoding transcription factor Spi-B, translated to MLALEAAQLEGPHYSCLYPDGVFYDLDSCKHPGYPDSEGAPDSLWGWTEAPAVPAASFEAYDPAVATFSHPQGVQLCYGPSAYSPAGSLDLAPSLEAPGPDFRAYPTEDFPSQTLGPLAQPLYPSPVLSEEEDLLLDSPTLEVSDSESDEALMAGSEGRGSEAGARKKLRLYQFLLGLLTRGDMRECVWWVEPGAGVFQFSSKHKELLARRWGQQKGNRKRMTYQKLARALRNYAKTGEIRKVKRKLTYQFNSDLLSAPHRA